Proteins encoded within one genomic window of Bacillus sp. 1NLA3E:
- the rplI gene encoding 50S ribosomal protein L9: protein MKVIFLKDVKGKGKKGDVKNVADGYAQNFLLKQGLAKEASQANVSTLDAQKKKEEKQAEKELEAANQLKVQLEKITVELSAKSGEGGRLFGSITSKQIAEELFKSHKIKIDKRKIELADAIRALGFTKVPVKLHTEVTATLNVHVKEVS, encoded by the coding sequence ATGAAAGTAATTTTTTTAAAGGATGTTAAAGGAAAAGGAAAAAAAGGTGATGTTAAAAACGTTGCTGATGGATACGCACAAAATTTCCTTTTAAAGCAAGGCTTAGCAAAAGAAGCTTCACAAGCAAATGTTAGCACTTTAGACGCTCAAAAGAAGAAAGAAGAAAAACAAGCTGAAAAAGAACTAGAGGCAGCAAACCAACTTAAAGTACAGCTTGAAAAAATTACTGTAGAACTTTCTGCTAAATCTGGTGAAGGTGGTCGTTTGTTTGGATCGATTACAAGTAAGCAGATTGCCGAGGAATTATTTAAAAGCCATAAAATTAAAATTGATAAGCGTAAAATTGAATTGGCAGATGCAATTCGTGCCTTAGGCTTTACGAAGGTACCAGTTAAGCTCCATACAGAGGTAACTGCTACATTAAATGTTCATGTAAAAGAAGTAAGCTAA
- a CDS encoding DHH family phosphoesterase, whose translation MSSFLEKKSMRYPLFGLLGLTAMLLGLLAYYNWWIGLLGFFLTTIPYYYFFSFSRQEQKDTEEYISTLSYRVKKVGEEALNEMPIGIMLINDDYFIEWTNPFLASFFHEDRLVGRSLYDVADLLIPLIKQEVDTEIITLHERKLRVIHKREERLLYFFDVTEQKEIEKLYRDERTVIGIIFLDNYDELTQGMDDPTRSSINNLVTSLLNNWARDNGVFLKRISSERFIAVFNEHILLFLEKGKFGVLDEVREKTSKQNVPLTLSIGVGTGVSSLPELGTLAQSSLDLALGRGGDQAAIKKPNGKVKFYGGKTNPVEKRTRVRARVISHALKELISASDKVIIMGHKNPDMDAIGAAIGILKVTQMNEKDGFIVLDNQQTDSSVGRLMQEIKQKESLYARMISPENAMEIVTERTLLVIVDTHKPSLVIEEKLLAKIDNVVVIDHHRRGEEFIESPLLVYMEPYASSTAELVTELLEYQPKRGKIDMLEATALLAGIIVDTKSFTLRTGSRTFEAASYLRAHGADTILVQKFLKEDLHSFLKRSKLIESVYFYHPGIAIAKGNEEDIYDQIVLAQSADTLLTLNGVIASFVLSKRGENVIGISARSLGDINVQVIMEHLDGGGHLTNAATQIENGSVLEAEMRLKQAIDEYLEGGKKE comes from the coding sequence ATGTCTTCATTTTTGGAGAAGAAGTCCATGAGGTATCCGTTATTTGGATTATTGGGCTTAACAGCAATGCTTCTTGGTCTGTTAGCCTACTATAACTGGTGGATTGGTTTGTTGGGGTTCTTCCTCACCACGATACCATATTATTATTTTTTTTCATTTTCCCGGCAGGAACAAAAAGATACGGAAGAATATATCTCTACTCTCTCCTATCGAGTAAAAAAGGTCGGTGAAGAAGCTTTAAATGAGATGCCGATTGGGATTATGCTCATAAATGATGATTACTTTATCGAGTGGACAAATCCATTTTTAGCATCCTTCTTTCATGAAGATAGGCTAGTTGGAAGGTCGCTTTATGATGTAGCAGATTTACTTATTCCGTTAATAAAGCAAGAAGTTGATACTGAAATCATTACTTTACACGAACGTAAATTACGGGTGATTCATAAACGCGAGGAACGCCTATTATACTTTTTTGATGTGACTGAACAAAAGGAAATCGAAAAATTATATCGCGATGAACGAACCGTTATCGGGATTATCTTTTTAGATAATTATGATGAATTGACACAAGGAATGGACGACCCAACTCGGAGTAGCATTAACAACTTGGTTACATCACTTTTAAATAACTGGGCAAGAGACAACGGAGTATTTCTTAAGCGCATTTCATCGGAACGTTTTATTGCTGTTTTTAACGAGCACATTCTTCTTTTTTTAGAAAAAGGGAAGTTTGGAGTTCTTGATGAAGTCAGGGAAAAAACATCAAAGCAAAATGTTCCGCTAACCTTAAGTATTGGAGTAGGGACAGGTGTATCTTCCTTACCGGAATTGGGGACATTGGCTCAGTCGAGTCTTGATCTTGCTTTAGGTAGAGGCGGAGATCAAGCAGCCATAAAAAAACCAAATGGAAAAGTAAAGTTTTACGGTGGAAAGACTAATCCTGTTGAAAAACGGACTAGAGTTCGTGCTCGCGTAATCTCCCATGCATTAAAAGAATTGATTTCAGCCAGCGATAAAGTTATCATAATGGGACATAAAAATCCTGATATGGATGCGATTGGTGCAGCTATTGGGATTTTAAAAGTTACACAAATGAATGAAAAAGATGGATTTATTGTACTTGATAATCAGCAAACGGATTCAAGTGTTGGCAGACTTATGCAGGAAATAAAACAAAAGGAATCTCTTTATGCCCGCATGATTAGCCCTGAAAACGCAATGGAGATTGTAACTGAACGGACGCTACTGGTTATCGTAGATACACATAAACCATCATTAGTGATTGAAGAAAAGCTATTAGCTAAAATAGATAATGTTGTCGTCATTGACCATCATCGCCGGGGTGAGGAGTTTATTGAAAGTCCCTTACTTGTTTATATGGAACCCTATGCCTCATCTACAGCTGAATTGGTGACGGAATTACTTGAGTACCAGCCTAAGCGGGGTAAAATTGACATGCTCGAAGCGACTGCCCTTTTGGCAGGAATTATCGTAGATACAAAGAGTTTCACGTTAAGAACGGGTTCCAGGACGTTTGAGGCTGCCTCCTATTTACGGGCACATGGAGCAGATACTATTTTAGTGCAGAAATTTTTGAAGGAAGACCTTCACTCTTTTCTAAAACGTTCCAAATTGATTGAGTCTGTCTATTTCTATCATCCTGGAATTGCAATTGCTAAAGGGAATGAAGAAGATATATATGATCAAATTGTTCTTGCACAATCAGCAGATACCTTGTTAACGTTAAATGGAGTGATTGCTTCTTTTGTCCTTTCCAAGCGGGGAGAGAATGTGATAGGGATTAGCGCACGTTCTTTAGGTGATATCAATGTTCAAGTTATTATGGAACATTTAGATGGAGGCGGCCACTTGACCAATGCAGCCACGCAAATAGAAAATGGTTCCGTTTTGGAAGCTGAAATGCGATTAAAGCAGGCAATCGATGAATATTTAGAAGGGGGCAAAAAGGAATGA
- a CDS encoding YybS family protein translates to MKNANQLTKGAMFLAIYSVLLLITLYIPILGAIVNLFLPLPFILFAARNNLKSSVVFFIASMLLSLIIGSMLAIPVTLAFGMTGVTIGYLINKQKNRWTVILASSMVFLVNVIGQYIVSVVFLKMNIIKEAVQTFRDSYQTSIEMMKNLGQAPNEQVIKQMETSVSMIETLMPSAFVMVSFFIVLIMLILSMPILKRFGVTIPGWKPFRELILPKSLLWYYLLSMLLSLMLNPAQGTYLYMALANLVFILQLCMIIQGISFVFYYCNLKSYSKAIAITVVVFSFLLPFLLYIVRILGIIDLGFNLRQRLENNAK, encoded by the coding sequence ATGAAAAATGCAAATCAGTTAACCAAAGGGGCAATGTTCTTAGCAATATACTCTGTTTTATTGTTAATCACCCTATACATACCGATATTAGGTGCGATCGTTAATTTATTTTTACCATTACCATTTATTTTGTTCGCAGCAAGGAACAATTTAAAAAGCTCTGTTGTGTTTTTTATTGCGTCAATGTTACTTTCACTCATCATTGGCAGTATGTTAGCAATTCCAGTGACTTTGGCATTTGGTATGACCGGGGTAACAATTGGTTATTTAATTAATAAGCAAAAAAACAGGTGGACAGTGATTCTCGCATCATCAATGGTTTTCTTAGTTAATGTAATTGGGCAATATATTGTTTCTGTAGTATTTTTAAAGATGAACATCATTAAAGAGGCTGTACAAACTTTTCGAGATTCGTATCAAACTAGTATTGAGATGATGAAGAATCTAGGACAAGCGCCAAATGAACAGGTTATAAAGCAAATGGAAACAAGCGTCTCTATGATTGAAACACTGATGCCAAGTGCTTTCGTAATGGTTTCTTTTTTTATTGTTTTAATTATGTTGATTTTATCAATGCCAATTTTAAAACGATTTGGTGTAACGATACCTGGGTGGAAGCCTTTTAGAGAGCTAATCCTCCCAAAAAGTCTATTATGGTATTACTTATTAAGTATGCTATTGAGCTTAATGTTAAATCCTGCTCAGGGCACCTATTTATACATGGCGCTCGCAAATCTTGTGTTTATTTTACAATTGTGTATGATTATCCAAGGAATTTCGTTTGTTTTTTATTATTGTAATCTTAAAAGTTATTCAAAGGCTATAGCCATCACAGTAGTTGTTTTTTCTTTCTTACTCCCGTTTTTACTTTATATTGTAAGGATATTAGGTATAATTGACCTAGGCTTTAATTTAAGACAACGTCTAGAGAATAATGCAAAATAA
- the rpsR gene encoding 30S ribosomal protein S18, with translation MAGGRKGGRAKRRKVCYFTANGITRIDYKDVDLLKKFISERGKILPRRVTGTSAKYQRKLTVAIKRARQMALLPYVSGE, from the coding sequence ATGGCAGGCGGACGTAAAGGTGGACGTGCAAAACGTCGTAAAGTGTGTTACTTTACAGCAAATGGAATTACACGCATCGATTATAAAGATGTTGATCTATTGAAAAAATTTATCTCTGAACGCGGTAAAATTTTACCACGTCGTGTAACTGGAACTAGTGCAAAGTACCAACGTAAATTGACTGTAGCAATTAAACGTGCTCGTCAAATGGCTTTGTTACCATACGTATCAGGTGAATAA
- the ssb gene encoding single-stranded DNA-binding protein: MMNRVVLVGRLTKDPDLRYTPNGVAVATFTLAVNRSFSNQQGEREADFINCVVWRRPAENVANFLKKGSLAGVDGHIQTRHYEGQDGKRVYVTEVVAESVQFLEPKSSASGDRGGSGTYNEPREQQGSPFGNSNNNQNQNQRQNNNNKGYTRVDEDPFAGDGQIDISDDDLPF; the protein is encoded by the coding sequence ATGATGAATCGTGTAGTTCTTGTCGGACGTTTAACAAAAGACCCGGATTTGCGTTATACACCTAATGGAGTAGCAGTTGCTACATTTACCCTTGCAGTGAATCGTTCTTTTTCAAATCAACAAGGAGAACGGGAAGCGGATTTTATTAACTGTGTGGTCTGGAGACGGCCAGCAGAAAATGTCGCTAATTTCTTGAAAAAGGGTAGCCTTGCTGGTGTAGACGGGCATATTCAAACACGCCACTATGAGGGTCAGGACGGCAAGCGCGTTTATGTGACAGAAGTAGTAGCAGAAAGTGTTCAATTTCTTGAACCAAAAAGCAGTGCATCTGGTGACAGAGGCGGAAGCGGTACTTATAACGAGCCACGGGAACAACAAGGTTCTCCGTTTGGTAACAGTAATAATAATCAGAATCAGAATCAACGTCAAAATAATAACAATAAGGGCTATACTCGTGTGGATGAAGATCCTTTCGCTGGTGATGGACAAATTGACATCTCCGATGATGATCTTCCATTCTAA
- the rpsF gene encoding 30S ribosomal protein S6, whose translation MKKYEVMYIIRPNIEDEAKKALVERFNTILTDNGAELAEAKDWGKRRLAYEINDFRDGYYQLVTVASDSAAVEEFSRLAKISEDIIRHMVIKLEEK comes from the coding sequence ATGAAAAAGTACGAAGTTATGTACATCATTCGTCCAAACATTGAAGATGAAGCTAAAAAAGCTTTAGTTGAACGTTTCAACACGATCCTAACTGATAACGGTGCGGAATTAGCTGAAGCGAAAGATTGGGGTAAACGTCGTCTTGCATATGAAATCAATGATTTCCGTGATGGATACTACCAATTAGTAACTGTTGCTTCTGATTCTGCTGCGGTAGAAGAATTCTCCCGTTTAGCAAAAATCAGTGAAGATATCATCCGTCATATGGTGATTAAACTAGAAGAAAAATAA
- the ychF gene encoding redox-regulated ATPase YchF, whose protein sequence is MALTAGIVGLPNVGKSTLFNAITQAGAESANYPFCTIDPNVGIVEVPDHRLTKLTELVQPKKTVPTAFEFTDIAGIVKGASKGEGLGNKFLSHIREVDAICQVVRCFADDNITHVAGKVDPIDDIETINLELILADMETVEKRISRVEKLSKQKDKDAVVEFEVLTKLRDAFEAEKPARTVEFTEEQMKVAKGLHLLTIKPVLYVANVAEEDVSDPSGNEYVQLVKDFAAKDNAEVIVICAKIESEIAELEGEEKAMFLQELGIGESGLDQLIRAAYHLLGLATYFTAGVQEVRAWTFRKGMKAPQCAGVIHSDFERGFIRAETVSYDDLLAGGNMAAAREAGRVRLEGKEYEVKDGDVIHFRFNV, encoded by the coding sequence ATGGCTTTAACAGCAGGAATTGTCGGATTACCGAATGTCGGAAAGTCCACTTTGTTTAATGCAATTACCCAAGCAGGTGCAGAATCTGCTAACTATCCTTTTTGTACAATTGACCCTAATGTAGGGATAGTAGAGGTTCCAGATCATCGATTAACAAAATTAACTGAACTTGTTCAACCTAAGAAAACTGTTCCAACCGCCTTCGAATTTACAGATATTGCCGGAATCGTAAAAGGTGCGAGTAAAGGTGAAGGCCTTGGTAACAAATTCTTGTCACACATTCGCGAAGTGGATGCGATTTGTCAGGTTGTTCGATGCTTTGCTGATGATAATATCACTCATGTAGCAGGGAAAGTTGATCCGATTGATGATATCGAAACAATTAATCTAGAACTAATTTTAGCGGACATGGAGACTGTTGAGAAACGAATCAGTCGTGTCGAAAAATTATCTAAGCAAAAAGATAAAGACGCCGTGGTTGAATTCGAAGTACTAACAAAATTAAGAGATGCTTTTGAAGCAGAAAAACCTGCTCGTACAGTTGAGTTTACTGAAGAACAAATGAAGGTTGCCAAAGGACTACATCTATTAACAATCAAACCTGTTCTTTATGTGGCCAATGTTGCTGAAGAAGATGTGTCTGATCCTTCCGGTAATGAGTATGTCCAACTTGTTAAAGATTTTGCTGCTAAAGATAATGCGGAAGTCATTGTGATTTGTGCAAAAATCGAATCAGAGATTGCCGAGCTTGAAGGCGAAGAAAAAGCAATGTTTTTGCAAGAGCTTGGAATTGGTGAGTCTGGATTAGATCAATTAATTCGTGCTGCCTATCATTTATTAGGTTTAGCTACGTATTTCACTGCTGGTGTACAGGAGGTTCGTGCTTGGACATTCCGCAAAGGGATGAAAGCTCCACAATGTGCTGGAGTAATCCACTCTGATTTTGAACGCGGCTTTATTCGTGCTGAAACAGTTTCTTATGATGATTTATTAGCAGGCGGGAATATGGCAGCTGCTAGAGAAGCAGGACGAGTTCGATTAGAAGGAAAAGAGTACGAAGTAAAAGACGGAGACGTCATTCACTTTAGATTTAATGTATAA
- a CDS encoding DUF951 domain-containing protein gives MEEKVYNLNDVVEMKKSHPCGANQWKIIRMGMDIRIKCEGCGHSVLIPRRDFSRKMKKILVKHEE, from the coding sequence ATGGAAGAAAAGGTATATAATTTAAACGATGTGGTTGAAATGAAAAAATCTCACCCTTGCGGAGCCAATCAATGGAAAATTATTCGGATGGGAATGGATATTCGGATCAAGTGTGAAGGTTGTGGTCATAGTGTTCTTATTCCTCGTCGAGATTTTTCTAGGAAAATGAAAAAGATATTAGTGAAGCATGAAGAGTGA
- a CDS encoding mechanosensitive ion channel family protein — protein MNLSETAMIKLSEKLMNQDTWINMGIGLLKLVAIFILTSLFIRIGKFAIHNIFKVRSKAPIRTSERREATLMKLLDNILSYVIYFIAFIMILSTIGINVKPLLAGAGIVGLAVGFGAQNLVRDIITGFFIIFEDQFSVGDYVRIGQYEGTVEEIGLRTTKIKSFSGERHVIPNGGITDVTNFSIHNSMAIVDVGIAYEEDIDRAEKVILELLETLPDKYEEIISPPQLLGVQSLGPSEVVLRIVAETEPMRHLAVSRMIRKDVKHWLDERNIEIPFPRLVMYSRSEDPINQKVFAGNKEG, from the coding sequence GTGAATCTCTCAGAAACAGCAATGATAAAGTTGTCTGAAAAATTAATGAATCAGGATACCTGGATAAATATGGGGATAGGGTTGTTGAAGCTAGTTGCTATTTTTATTCTCACAAGTCTGTTTATCCGAATAGGAAAATTTGCTATTCATAATATTTTTAAGGTGCGTTCTAAGGCACCAATTAGAACGTCAGAACGACGTGAAGCAACCCTGATGAAGTTACTCGATAATATTTTATCATATGTTATCTATTTTATTGCGTTTATCATGATCCTTTCAACGATTGGTATCAATGTGAAACCGTTATTGGCTGGGGCAGGGATTGTAGGATTAGCGGTTGGATTTGGTGCTCAAAACCTGGTTCGCGATATCATTACAGGTTTTTTCATCATTTTTGAGGATCAGTTTTCTGTTGGAGACTATGTAAGAATTGGCCAATATGAGGGGACTGTTGAGGAAATTGGTTTAAGAACAACAAAGATTAAGAGTTTTTCAGGTGAAAGACATGTTATCCCTAATGGTGGTATTACAGATGTAACTAATTTTTCAATTCATAATAGCATGGCCATCGTTGATGTCGGTATCGCTTATGAAGAAGATATTGACCGCGCTGAAAAAGTAATTCTTGAACTATTAGAAACGTTGCCTGATAAATATGAAGAAATTATAAGCCCGCCACAGTTATTGGGTGTTCAAAGTCTTGGTCCTTCAGAGGTTGTATTAAGAATTGTTGCTGAAACAGAGCCAATGCGGCATTTGGCAGTGTCTAGAATGATCAGGAAAGATGTTAAACACTGGTTGGACGAGAGAAACATTGAAATTCCGTTTCCACGTTTAGTCATGTATTCAAGATCAGAAGATCCAATCAATCAAAAAGTTTTTGCAGGTAACAAGGAGGGATAA
- the yyaC gene encoding spore protease YyaC, giving the protein MNFIPGFFDKKGGRSRILHDEISAPEKLAFELKSKMAGLSTNRPIVFVCIGTDRSTGDSLGPLVGTLLEEKAVSPFFVYGTLENPIHAVNLKDQLSDIHEKHTDPFIIGIDACLGRLKSVGVIQVSDGPVKPGAGVNKDLPEVGDIHITGIVNVSGFMEFFVLQNTRLNLVLKMAKTIANGIHEASTLHHRQDLWWEQIGQEKTT; this is encoded by the coding sequence ATGAATTTTATACCAGGTTTCTTTGACAAGAAAGGTGGTAGATCTAGAATTCTCCATGACGAAATATCGGCACCGGAAAAACTGGCATTTGAACTAAAATCAAAGATGGCTGGTTTAAGCACAAATCGACCGATTGTCTTTGTTTGTATTGGTACTGACCGATCCACAGGAGATTCATTAGGCCCACTAGTAGGTACTCTTCTTGAGGAAAAAGCAGTTTCTCCTTTTTTCGTGTACGGTACGTTAGAAAATCCAATTCATGCAGTAAATTTAAAGGATCAATTAAGCGACATTCACGAAAAACACACGGACCCATTCATTATTGGGATAGATGCCTGTTTAGGTCGCTTAAAAAGTGTTGGTGTGATCCAAGTTTCAGATGGACCTGTTAAGCCAGGCGCAGGAGTAAATAAGGACCTACCCGAGGTAGGTGACATTCATATTACTGGGATTGTAAACGTTAGTGGTTTCATGGAATTTTTTGTTCTGCAAAACACCAGACTTAACTTGGTATTAAAAATGGCCAAGACAATCGCTAATGGAATTCATGAAGCAAGTACGCTACATCATCGTCAAGATCTTTGGTGGGAACAAATTGGCCAAGAAAAAACAACATAA
- a CDS encoding IS1182 family transposase (programmed frameshift), whose protein sequence is MFKPKKVVQNEAEFVFIEDLVPQNHLLRKVDKYIDFSFVGEKVRPYYSEDNGRPTDPILLFKMMFIGYFYGIRSERQLEREIQTNVAYRWFLGLKLNDPVPHHSTISWNRRTRFKETNIFQEIFDEIVHKAINHKMVGGRVLFSDSTHLKANANKNKFTREEVEVETREYIDELNKAIEDDRLNHGKKPLKEREEVTETKVIRKSTTDPECGFMSRENKQEMFCYLDHRTTDMKFNIITDAYVTPGNVHDSVPYLSRLDRQIERFGLKVEAVGLDSGFLTNPICKGLHDRNIFGVIAHRRYHPTKGLFPKWKFQYDKERDLYTCPNEQELVYRTTTREGYREYKSNPKKCAECPLLKECTRSKNKTKVVTRHVWEEYKEKVRLNRLSKSGKMLYKFRKEKIERSFADSKELHGLRYCRLRGLRNASEQVLLTAACQNMKKIATHLSRLEKVCGNTSG, encoded by the exons ATGTTCAAACCCAAAAAGGTTGTTCAAAATGAAGCTGAATTTGTTTTTATCGAAGATTTGGTGCCTCAAAATCACCTTTTAAGAAAGGTGGATAAATATATTGATTTTTCATTTGTTGGAGAAAAGGTTCGGCCCTATTACTCAGAAGATAACGGTCGTCCAACTGATCCAATTCTGCTTTTCAAGATGATGTTTATTGGATATTTTTATGGCATTCGTTCGGAACGTCAATTGGAACGAGAAATTCAAACTAACGTTGCTTATCGATGGTTCTTAGGATTGAAGCTAAATGACCCAGTTCCTCATCATTCAACTATCAGTTGGAATCGAAGAACACGTTTTAAGGAAACAAACATCTTTCAAGAAATATTTGATGAAATTGTCCATAAAGCCATAAACCATAAGATGGTTGGTGGGCGTGTTTTATTTTCGGACTCGACTCATCTTAAAGCGAACGCCAATAAGAATAAATTCACTCGTGAGGAAGTTGAAGTGGAAACTCGCGAGTACATAGATGAGCTGAATAAAGCAATTGAGGATGATAGGCTAAATCACGGAAAAAAGC CTTTAAAAGAACGAGAGGAGGTGACAGAGACAAAAGTTATCCGAAAAAGTACAACGGATCCTGAGTGTGGATTCATGTCCAGGGAAAATAAGCAGGAAATGTTCTGTTATCTGGACCACCGTACAACAGACATGAAGTTTAATATTATAACGGATGCCTACGTAACTCCAGGAAATGTCCATGACTCTGTCCCTTACCTCTCTCGCTTGGACCGTCAAATCGAAAGATTTGGATTAAAAGTAGAAGCAGTCGGATTAGACTCTGGTTTTCTTACAAATCCTATTTGTAAAGGGCTCCATGATCGAAATATTTTTGGGGTTATTGCGCATAGAAGATATCACCCAACTAAAGGCTTATTTCCAAAATGGAAATTTCAATATGACAAAGAAAGAGATCTATATACTTGCCCAAATGAACAGGAATTAGTGTATCGCACGACTACAAGAGAAGGATATCGTGAATATAAGTCAAACCCAAAGAAATGTGCAGAATGTCCTCTGTTGAAGGAATGTACGAGATCAAAAAACAAGACGAAGGTCGTCACCCGACATGTATGGGAAGAATATAAGGAGAAGGTGCGGCTCAATCGTCTATCAAAATCAGGAAAAATGCTTTATAAATTTAGGAAAGAAAAAATTGAGCGAAGCTTCGCAGATTCAAAAGAACTGCATGGGCTTCGCTATTGTAGGTTGAGGGGATTGAGGAATGCGAGCGAGCAGGTATTGCTTACTGCAGCTTGCCAAAATATGAAAAAGATTGCCACACACTTGTCTAGGCTAGAAAAAGTGTGTGGCAATACCTCAGGTTGA